One Parasphingorhabdus cellanae genomic region harbors:
- a CDS encoding BolA family protein, producing the protein METESKGPVAAEIEKRLLEALSPTSLNVINDSASHHGHAGDDGSGESHFTVEIECAAFEGQSRLNRQRMVNKALGDLMQDKIHAMAIKARAPGE; encoded by the coding sequence ATGGAAACAGAATCAAAAGGCCCCGTTGCCGCAGAAATCGAAAAGCGGCTTTTGGAAGCGCTGTCGCCCACATCGCTGAATGTCATCAACGACAGCGCCAGCCATCACGGCCATGCGGGCGATGATGGCAGCGGGGAGTCGCATTTTACGGTCGAGATCGAGTGCGCAGCGTTCGAAGGTCAGTCCAGACTTAACCGGCAACGGATGGTCAACAAGGCGCTCGGCGATTTGATGCAGGACAAGATCCACGCCATGGCGATTAAGGCGAGGGCGCCGGGGGAGTGA